From one Thermodesulfovibrionales bacterium genomic stretch:
- the gspE gene encoding type II secretion system ATPase GspE encodes MIQNEQYLKPEELPKVPFVLNGISSRFIREHMVVPLELKNDTLKIVMANPDDRSAIDALKVATSADIVVYATDGKALDEYISKFYGQESQNINRIIEDMGEKGLEFIREEEEDVGHLKDLASEAPIIKLVNLFITRAVEGRASDIHIEPFEDELKVRYRVDGVLHEIESVPKKLQAAIVSRLKIMAKLNIAERRLPQDGRIRLKVGESEIDLRVSTIPVLYGESVVMRILRKEGIVIDLDLLGFPPNTLASFDQLITKPNGIILVTGPTGSGKTTTLYGALDKINSPDKKIITVEDPVEYQLKGVNQIQVKPQIGLNFANTLRSIVRQDPDIIMIGEIRDLETAKIAIESALTGHLVFSTLHTNDAPSAITRLLEMGVENFLLSSTIRGILAQRLVRVICPSCKETDTSVADREELTMLGLGGNKTLHLGKGCEHCAFTGYYGRLGIFELLVVEDEIRRLILKNADANQLRETARKNGMRTLLEDGSDKIREGITTLSEILRVTQEA; translated from the coding sequence TTGATACAGAACGAACAATACCTGAAACCGGAGGAACTGCCGAAGGTTCCTTTTGTCCTGAACGGCATATCATCACGGTTTATCCGTGAGCATATGGTAGTCCCCCTTGAACTCAAGAACGATACCCTGAAGATCGTCATGGCGAACCCGGACGATAGATCTGCCATTGACGCCCTGAAGGTCGCGACATCTGCCGATATCGTGGTGTATGCAACAGACGGCAAGGCCCTCGATGAGTATATCTCAAAGTTCTATGGACAGGAGTCACAGAACATCAACAGAATAATCGAAGATATGGGCGAAAAGGGGCTCGAATTCATCAGGGAAGAGGAAGAGGACGTGGGTCATCTCAAAGACCTTGCGTCCGAAGCCCCGATCATAAAGCTCGTCAATCTATTCATAACGAGGGCCGTGGAAGGCAGGGCGAGCGATATTCACATCGAGCCCTTCGAGGACGAATTGAAGGTCAGGTACCGCGTCGACGGCGTGCTCCATGAAATAGAGTCGGTCCCGAAGAAACTCCAGGCGGCGATCGTCTCGAGGTTGAAGATCATGGCGAAACTCAACATAGCCGAGAGACGACTCCCCCAGGACGGCAGGATACGGCTCAAGGTCGGGGAAAGCGAGATCGATTTAAGGGTATCGACAATCCCCGTTCTCTACGGAGAAAGCGTCGTGATGAGGATACTCCGGAAAGAGGGGATCGTCATCGATCTCGATCTGCTCGGGTTTCCCCCGAACACACTCGCTTCCTTCGATCAACTGATTACCAAACCCAACGGCATTATCCTCGTTACCGGTCCGACGGGAAGCGGCAAGACGACTACGCTCTACGGCGCCCTTGACAAGATAAACTCTCCGGACAAGAAGATCATAACCGTCGAGGACCCCGTGGAATACCAGTTGAAGGGGGTCAACCAGATACAGGTGAAACCCCAGATCGGGTTGAATTTCGCAAATACCCTCCGGTCCATCGTGAGGCAGGACCCGGACATCATCATGATCGGAGAGATCAGGGACCTCGAAACAGCGAAGATAGCGATAGAATCGGCCCTCACCGGACATCTCGTCTTCTCGACGCTCCATACGAATGACGCCCCCAGCGCGATTACAAGGCTTCTCGAGATGGGGGTCGAAAACTTTCTCCTCTCGTCCACGATACGGGGCATTCTCGCGCAGAGGCTCGTCAGGGTCATCTGCCCGTCGTGCAAGGAGACGGACACTTCGGTAGCTGACCGCGAAGAACTCACCATGCTCGGTCTCGGCGGAAACAAGACGCTTCACCTCGGGAAGGGGTGTGAGCACTGCGCATTCACCGGCTATTACGGAAGGTTGGGGATATTTGAACTCCTCGTTGTCGAGGATGAAATACGCAGGTTGATCCTGAAGAATGCGGACGCAAACCAGCTCAGGGAAACAGCCAGGAAGAACGGCATGAGGACCCTCCTTGAGGATGGCTCAGACAAGATACGGGAGGGCATCACGACCCTGAGCGAGATCCTCAGGGTTACTCAGGAGGCGTAG